Part of the Arachis hypogaea cultivar Tifrunner chromosome 6, arahy.Tifrunner.gnm2.J5K5, whole genome shotgun sequence genome, atattttgtatcAATAGTAGTTGATTTAATAACTGAATTTTAAGTATGTTCGtaacatatataatttataattcttaGTTTTTGTTTGTAGTTTACTTCTATGTAACTTAGTATGTTGGTCCCTTTATTTTGTCAGGGTATATttctattcatttatttatttacaaaaagAAAGTTAAGAGTTAAGGCCATATTGCCTTTTGTACACTTGAAATTAAATGAAGtcctataatattatattatattctaTCTTAAGAGGTAAGGCTCAAAATTAGCATTTGATAGGTAGTGTCCTATTGACTATTGTGGCCATAATTATTAAACAAGATGTAAAAATTGAtatactttttgtttatttctttttatatttgtGTGTATGTGTTTTATCTGGCTCCTTACAATAGCCAAACACATCCTTATATGGTAGAGGACACAATGAAGTCGTGGAGAGTTTGAAGTAGCTTCAAGTAAGATGGAAATTCATCTGCTAGTTAAGAATAgttaaatgataattttattttttaagtaattaagtttgtacactttttttttttacacgtGTAGCttcaatttaaaaagaaaaaaaaaaagataagtgtAATACAATGCACTTGGTCATTTTGTAGATAGATGCCCCAAAATGCAAATAAGTCAGGCTGCTTAATTAAACAACACTTTACGTGTATTTGAATATAAACATCTTTTTAgttgttatttctttctttcttccttttttcttttagaAGAAGATAAGTGTCATTGGCAGATGAGATGTATATCTCATCAAAATTagtatatctcatttttttatgactatttacatgaaaaaaattaatataatttttatataaaaatgaaaGACATGAACTAATATCTTAATGAATAATGATATATAGTTCAAACATAAATATTTACTATGTTAAGTGATTCAGTGAAATTTGTTAAAATATCATATCATAGTGAGTAAAGTTCAACACCGGCTTTCGCACTGTTAATTACTTGAGAGTTGAGCTAATAGAATTTTCAAaaagattaaagaaaaaaaaaaaaaccaaaagggAATTTCGTGATAATTCCCATCACGTTGAGTTGTTGACTTTTCACGTAGAAAACCATTGAAACTTTCTTTGCCGTCTGCACCTAAGAAACCATATTTTTCTTATTATAACTAAagcaaataaattaaacaaagtgcCATTAGCTTCACCTAATAGAATGAATGAACGAATCATATCGATGAAGACTCTGCTTCGTTCTTTTCTCGTTGGTCCACGCTGAATACTCCCaaaatcaatttatatttctGCATAACATACAAGCATATGATGAGTGATTAGTGGAGGGACAAAACATTTAAACAAAGCTCTCATCAAATATATTGCCAGAAATATATACAAACCTCATTTATTTACGTGTTGTTAATGTTGGGATTGGTTGTGACATCGCATCACCCTTAACGCGTTTTAGCTGTTGTTTCAATCTCGGTCAATGTGTTTAAATAGTTTAATCTAAAAATGTACCAAATTTTCACGATAATAAATGTAGTACATTTTAATCAAGATATAAGTTTTTGAAGAATAATACAAACATCATcattgtataaattttaaaaaactaactgGTACATGAAGTCATTATTAGCGTTAGATTTGTCATTTCAATCCTAGTTCCCACCCCCTAAATTTAACTTATTTCCAACTTGCCATAAAGTGGGTGGTGTGTGTGCTATGAGAAATCCTAAAATTCCAGGTATTTTGGAAGACTAACTATATAATATTGAGGTACTTTCTATCCACAAAAAGAGAGAATTATTTATGGATAGAAGGAGTATAAGACATATAGAAATTCAAGATCCTCTTATGATTTAAACATAAAGGATATTGAATTTCAATATGTAGTATACCTCAACATGGATTATGGATATATAGTTAGTTTCCAAGATGCTTTGGAATTTAAGATTCCTCATTCTGAAGACTAAAAAGACCGCTTAATCTTGAAACTGAAAAATGGCTTATCTGAAACAGGAATGAACTTTACAAACCAAGCCAGTGGCCATGAAAAAGCTGCAAATAAAACACAATATCCCCATTGAATCCATGTTAGTCTCTCTGTATCAGCAAACTTCCTCAGGAATTCCACCATTGCAATTTGAAGAACAATTGTAATCCCAACAATTCCAAGGAACAAGTGGTTTTTGTGAATGCCTCTGAACACATTTTGTTTCTCCATACTCCTAGAGTTGAACTCGTTGAAAACTTGGCACAGAACAAAAGTATTAAAAATTAGTGTGTTCTTTACCTTCTCATCTACATTGAATATTGCCTTCCCTTTGAATTGGAAAACCAATAAGACTGCAATCTGATACAAAGCTTGAGGTAAAAGGTTTCTCCACATAATGTTAGTGATAAGCGGCTCGGTACGCCCCACCGGCCGTTTCTCCATTAACTCCTTTGTAGGCCGTTCCGTGGCCAGGGCCAGAGCACCTAGAGTATCCATAATGAGATTAACCCATAGAAGTTGAACTGTTGTTAAGGGAACATCACCAGCAGAAACTGCAGCTATAAAATTTATCACAAGTGCTGCAACATTCACTGTTAGTTGAAATTGGATAAATTTCTGTATATTGTTATATACACATCTTCCCCACCTTAAAACCGTTGCAACAGAATTGAAGTTGTCATCCAAGATAACAATGTCAGAACTTTCCTTGGCAACTTCAGTGCCTTGGATTCCCATAGAAAGTCCAATATCAGCTTCTTTTAGCGCAGGCGCATCGTTGGTGCCATCTCCTGTGACTGCAACTACATGGCCTTTCTTTCTTAAGCATTGCACCATCAAATGTTTGTCCAAAGGAGAAGATCTCGCCATCACTCGAATATCATCTACTTTCTCCATTCTCTCTTCCTCCGTGTAGTTCCGAAATTCCTCACCTTCCACCACTTGTCCCTTGGCTACATCATCACTAAGGTCTAGTATTCCACATTCTGTTGCTATTGCCTTTGCCGTGAATAAGTTATCTCCGGTGATCATCTTGATATCAACACCTGCATACTTGCAAGTTTCCACAGCCTTCTTGACTTCCGGCCGGCATGGATCCTTAAGGCCGACGATTCCTAGCAAGGTCAAGCCATCTTCTCTTAGTACCTTATCATCGCTGTAGTCGATTTCAATGTGAGCAAAAGCAATGCATCTTAGGCTACTAGCTGCCATTCCCtgaattattttctcaatttcatCCCGTTCTTTTTCACCAAGGGACTTCTCTGTGCCATTACAATCAATGTAGTTAGAACACATTGCAAGTATCATCTCAGCAGCACCTTTCCAATGTACATGTACTGTATTGTCACTCTTCTTCCTTACTGCTACCCCGCTTCGTTTCTTCTCCGAGTTAAACGTTTCAACATGGATGATCTCATGTTTCTGCTTTAGTCCATCCATGTCCATGCTTAAATCTGACACAGCCCACAAGAGAATAGCTTTCTCTGTAGGGCTACCAGAGATTTCAGGCCCGGATTCCGGCAAAGGCTTATATACACTGCCAGTTGTATTGAGGCCTATTCCCTGGTGGAACAATTCCACAACTCTCTTGGCCATTGCATTGGAATAATTCTCAATGATGTTTTCAAGGCCTAACCAGAACTTGTTCACTCTCATCTCATTGAGAGTCAGAGTCCCAGTTTTATCAGTGCATATAACCGTTGCCGACCCCATAGTTTCGCAAGCAGAGAGTTTCCTCACCATAGCCTGATCTGCCATCATTCTCTTCATGGAATAAGCCAAGGTGAGAGTGACAGCCAATGGCAATCCTTCAGGGATCGCCACGACCACAATGGTGACTGCAACCGCAATTATCTTCACAACAGCATTGAACACATCACTCAAATCAGTACTACCTTTCTTGAACTCTGTATAACCGTCTTCACTGCTGGTGTTTCCAGTAAAATAACGAATAAGCATTACCACAAACACAAGGAGTGCAACCGAGAGGCCTACTTTTCCTATCGATGTAGTCAAGCTATCGAGACGCGCCTGCAACGGCGTCCTCTCCTCCGTGTCACCTCTTGATACCGTGCTCATCAACTGTCCCCACGCCGTGTTAGTTCCGACGGACGTCACCATCATTGTTGCATAACCGTCGACCACTTTGGCGCCGGACAACAAGAAAGGACTATTTAACGGCTCAATTTCGACATGATCACTCTCCCCTGTCATGCTTGATTCATCAACATGAAGAGCATGACCAGATATGAACAATCCATCAGCGGGAACTTGATCCCCAATCTTGAGTGAAACGATATCTCCCACAAGAACGTCGAAAATCGAAATCTGTTGCGGCCTTCCATTCCTCACAACATCAACCTTGATGTCACTGCTAATCTTGGACAGCTTGTGAAACTGCCTCTCCTGCCTCAAGTTGCTGACTGAGCTTACAACAACCACCAACAACACCGCCACGAATATGCTTCCACCTTCATACCAACCTTCCCCTGCACCGTGCTGTTTGATTCCAAAGCCGAGTGAAAGGCCGGCGCAAACAAGAAGGATGATTATTGTGGTGTCATTGAAGGCTTCAAGAACAAAGTGGAGGAGTCCTTTTGGCGGCGGACGAGGGTAAGTGTTGGAGCCAAAGATATCGCGACGCTtggcaatttcttcttctttgtcgTCAATTCCCTTCGATGGAACAGTTCCAATGACATAAGCTACAGCCTCCACGCCTCCAAAGGAAGCAAGAGAGTCCAAGCTTTTGTCCTTAACCATGTTAACAAGCTTGGATTTATCAGCATCATGAGGAACAGCCAGGAAGGAATTGTTGCAGTGAACTAGAGGCTCTATTATATCATCACGAAGAAGGAATTGATTGTGATTTCTTTTGGAGACGATCTCTTTCGCAAGGGACACAAAGACTCTTCCAGAATAGATTTTGGTATAAGCGAAACGCCAGCGTTGTTTTGGTGAGGTTAATGGGGGAGAAGTGAGTCTGGTAAAGGTGTTGGCGATGTCAACGATGAGTGGAGTAGCATTTAGATTATGGCTGCTGGAGCTCGACATGGTTATAGTTATGGTTATGGTTACGGTTATCGAATGTGACAGcagaattagaaataaaaaaaggataaaaagttATAACTAACACTGCTATGAAAGAATTTCATTCTGAACATGAGATGTATAAGGTCTTAAATAGGGATCTGGGCGTAGATATGCTCGATAGTGTGTTAATTTCCATGTAAACTTCGCGGAAAAACTTGGAAAACTTCAGTGTCAACTTCTGTTTAT contains:
- the LOC112696250 gene encoding calcium-transporting ATPase 12, plasma membrane-type; its protein translation is MSSSSSHNLNATPLIVDIANTFTRLTSPPLTSPKQRWRFAYTKIYSGRVFVSLAKEIVSKRNHNQFLLRDDIIEPLVHCNNSFLAVPHDADKSKLVNMVKDKSLDSLASFGGVEAVAYVIGTVPSKGIDDKEEEIAKRRDIFGSNTYPRPPPKGLLHFVLEAFNDTTIIILLVCAGLSLGFGIKQHGAGEGWYEGGSIFVAVLLVVVVSSVSNLRQERQFHKLSKISSDIKVDVVRNGRPQQISIFDVLVGDIVSLKIGDQVPADGLFISGHALHVDESSMTGESDHVEIEPLNSPFLLSGAKVVDGYATMMVTSVGTNTAWGQLMSTVSRGDTEERTPLQARLDSLTTSIGKVGLSVALLVFVVMLIRYFTGNTSSEDGYTEFKKGSTDLSDVFNAVVKIIAVAVTIVVVAIPEGLPLAVTLTLAYSMKRMMADQAMVRKLSACETMGSATVICTDKTGTLTLNEMRVNKFWLGLENIIENYSNAMAKRVVELFHQGIGLNTTGSVYKPLPESGPEISGSPTEKAILLWAVSDLSMDMDGLKQKHEIIHVETFNSEKKRSGVAVRKKSDNTVHVHWKGAAEMILAMCSNYIDCNGTEKSLGEKERDEIEKIIQGMAASSLRCIAFAHIEIDYSDDKVLREDGLTLLGIVGLKDPCRPEVKKAVETCKYAGVDIKMITGDNLFTAKAIATECGILDLSDDVAKGQVVEGEEFRNYTEEERMEKVDDIRVMARSSPLDKHLMVQCLRKKGHVVAVTGDGTNDAPALKEADIGLSMGIQGTEVAKESSDIVILDDNFNSVATVLRWGRCVYNNIQKFIQFQLTVNVAALVINFIAAVSAGDVPLTTVQLLWVNLIMDTLGALALATERPTKELMEKRPVGRTEPLITNIMWRNLLPQALYQIAVLLVFQFKGKAIFNVDEKVKNTLIFNTFVLCQVFNEFNSRSMEKQNVFRGIHKNHLFLGIVGITIVLQIAMVEFLRKFADTERLTWIQWGYCVLFAAFSWPLAWFVKFIPVSDKPFFSFKIKRSF